In Labrus bergylta chromosome 1, fLabBer1.1, whole genome shotgun sequence, one genomic interval encodes:
- the hemgn gene encoding uncharacterized protein C45G9.4 isoform X1 — MIRPELQELFQHYGLTMEETLQQEKQESDYKNPNEDQGGIGRRLRDRDLLKKRKAEAEEKETNQWVFGAESPKKRQSAQNKSGSKSRGRPKKNEPTAEISVSQDKTAVPQEAPAALPEPFVVIPDEASGFLESQPASVLAAPTPLPVFGSIQNPVFAPALTPSALLNPTTAIVPPSVPASSPAIVLETAPISVPDLAPATDTDAVQVPVSDPDLAPTETPAPAAPPVAPLEVQSFYTGRQGRDGRVALNQVLIEDLGPDEDDDISVSQEQRDDKDVSGTPSYSTPEGNKMFSVSTLSSQPPPQEYLPGNSL; from the exons ATGATAAGACCAGAGCTGCAAGAACTCTTCCAGCACTATG GACTTACAATGGAGGAGACCTTGcaacaagagaaacaagagtCGGACTATAAAAATCCCAACGAGGACCAAG GAGGGATCGGTCGACGGTTGCGGGACAGGGATCTTCTCAAGAAGAGGAAGGCTGAAgcagaagagaaggagacaaaCCAGTGGGTTTTTGG GGCGGAAAGTCCGAAGAAAAGACAGAGCGCTCAGAACAAGAGTGGTTCAAAGAGTAGAGGGAGGCCCAAGAAGAACGAGCCCACAGCAGAGATATCTGTCAGTCAGGACAAGACAGCAGTACCTCAGGAAGCTCCTGCTGCACTGCCTGAACCTTTCGTGGTCATCCCAGATGAGGCATCAGGCTTTCTAGAATCACAACCAGCCTCTGTCCTCGCCGCTCCAACTCCTCTGCCAGTGTTTGGATCCATCCAAAACCCTGTCTTTGCTCCTGCTTTGACTCCTTCTGCTCTACTTAATCCAACTACAGCCATCGTTCCTCCCTCAGTTCCTGCTTCCTCTCCTGCCATCGTTTTAGAAACGGCTCCAATCTCTGTCCCAGATTTGGCTCCAGCTACTGATACAGATGCTGTTCAAGTCCCAGTCTCAGACCCAGACCTGGCACCAACTGAAACCCCTGCTCCAGCTGCGCCTCCTGTGGCCCCTCTCGAGGTGCAATCTTTTTACACAGGAAGACAAGGCAGGGATGGCAGAGTGGCCCTTAACCAAGTCCTGATTGAGGACTTGGGCCCAGATGAGGATGATGACATCTCTGTATCACAAGAACAAAGAGATGACAAAG ATGTGAGTGGAACACCATCGTACAGCACACctgaaggaaacaaaatgttCTCAGTTTCAACCTTGTCCTCGCAGCCTCCTCCACAAGAGTATCTCCCTGGAAATTCACTTTAA
- the trmo gene encoding tRNA (adenine(37)-N6)-methyltransferase — MSPLCDSCVENINNLNQQVSVMRKEIKNLREMLASAIRAHRKHMTSIQSAVSNIKLCEPDEDQTTSPPPSLTSPQAALEQGSIQTVPIGYISSCFSVKNGTPRQPTVCGPSRAELRIQQSVFNNPEHALVGLEQYSHVWIIFLFHKNGHLSYKAKVKPPRLNGQRVGVYSTRSPHRPNVLGLTLAKLDKIVGDTVHLSDIDMIAGTPVLDIKPYIPEYDSPQTRMVLDSESCDSNKDQLHSTAVSLNETTGKLKLDEDSETDPQSGLKTARTDKEDDLGTLLSREKSEVDVPVSDSRVGAQFALPKVLQSVLEEVKTFVTQGEVCQLSCASEDQVLESPKTKPQESTSDRLCYGEEAYSTIAGWIREPPVGSLDVRFTPNAERELAEFLPAHLSGGPSDSNRPRFKFLQGPEEAAAAIRGVLSADPRSVYRRTRCRDRLFYFTLDTVDITCWFGRGFAEVLQVRPC, encoded by the exons ATGAGTCCTCTGTGTGACAGCTGCGTCGAGAACATCAATAATCTCAATCAGCAGGTGTCTGTGATGAGGAAAGAAATCAAGAACCTGAG ggAGATGTTGGCCAGTGCAATTCGAGCGCATCGCAAACACATGACATCCATTCAGTCTGCTGTGTCAAACATTAAACTGTGTGAACCAGATGAAGACCAGACAACATCACCACCACCTTCATTAACATCACCTCAGGCCGCATTGGAGCAAG GATCCATCCAGACAGTCCCAATCGGATACATAAGTTCCTGCTTCTCTGTGAAGAATGGGACCCCCAGACAGCCCACCGTATGTGGCCCCTCGAGGGCAGAGCTGCGCATCCAGCAGAGTGTCTTCAATAACCCTGAGCACGCTTTGGTGGGCCTCGAGCAATACTCCCACGTCTG GATTATCTTCCTCTTTCACAAAAATGGACACCTGAGCTACAAAGCCAAAGTGAAGCCTCCTCGACTCAACGGTCAGAGAGTGGGTGTGTACTCCACACGCAGTCCGCACCGTCCAAATGTACTGGGCCTAACTCTGGCAAAACTCGATAAAATTGTTG gagaTACAGTACATCTGTCAGACATTGACATGATTGCTGGCACCCCAGTCCTGGACATCAAACCCTACATCCCAGAGTATGACTCCCCTCAAACCAGGATGGTTCTGGACTCAGAGTCCTGTGATTCTAATAAAGACCAACTACATTCAACTGCTGTGTCACTAAATGAGACCACAGGCAAATTAAAACTCGATGAAGACTCGGAAACAGATCCTCAGTCAGGTCTAAAAACTGCAAGAACTGACAAAGAAGATGACTTGGGAACTCTCCTCTCAAGAGAAAAATCTGAAGTAGATGTTCCGGTGTCAGATTCCAGAGTTGGTGCTCAGTTTGCCCTTCCTAAAGTCCTGCAAAGTGTGCTGGAGGAGGTCAAGACCTTTGTAACCCAGGGGGAAGTTTGTCAGCTGAGTTGTGCGAGTGAGGATCAAGTTTTAGAGTCGCCAAAAACTAAACCACAGGAGTCGACTTCGGACCGCCTCTGCTATGGAGAAGAGGCCTACAGCACCATTGCCGGCTGGATTAGAGAGCCTCCTGTTGGAAGTCTGGATGTGCGTTTCACTCCTAATGCTGAGAGGGAGTTAGCAGAGTTCCTTCCTGCACACCTGTCAG GAGGACCCTCTGACAGTAACAGACCCAGGTTCAAGTTTCTACAGGGTCCagaagaggctgctgctgccatcAGAGGGGTGCTGTCAGCAGACCCTCGCTCAGTCTACAGGAGGACACGCTGCAGAGACAGACTCTTCTACTTCACCCTGGATACAGTCGACATCACCTGCTGGTTTGGACGAGGCTTTGCTGAGGTGTTGCAGGTCCGACCTTGTTGA
- the hemgn gene encoding uncharacterized protein hemgn isoform X2 has translation MIRPELQELFQHYGLTMEETLQQEKQESDYKNPNEDQGGIGRRLRDRDLLKKRKAEAEEKETNQAESPKKRQSAQNKSGSKSRGRPKKNEPTAEISVSQDKTAVPQEAPAALPEPFVVIPDEASGFLESQPASVLAAPTPLPVFGSIQNPVFAPALTPSALLNPTTAIVPPSVPASSPAIVLETAPISVPDLAPATDTDAVQVPVSDPDLAPTETPAPAAPPVAPLEVQSFYTGRQGRDGRVALNQVLIEDLGPDEDDDISVSQEQRDDKDVSGTPSYSTPEGNKMFSVSTLSSQPPPQEYLPGNSL, from the exons ATGATAAGACCAGAGCTGCAAGAACTCTTCCAGCACTATG GACTTACAATGGAGGAGACCTTGcaacaagagaaacaagagtCGGACTATAAAAATCCCAACGAGGACCAAG GAGGGATCGGTCGACGGTTGCGGGACAGGGATCTTCTCAAGAAGAGGAAGGCTGAAgcagaagagaaggagacaaaCCA GGCGGAAAGTCCGAAGAAAAGACAGAGCGCTCAGAACAAGAGTGGTTCAAAGAGTAGAGGGAGGCCCAAGAAGAACGAGCCCACAGCAGAGATATCTGTCAGTCAGGACAAGACAGCAGTACCTCAGGAAGCTCCTGCTGCACTGCCTGAACCTTTCGTGGTCATCCCAGATGAGGCATCAGGCTTTCTAGAATCACAACCAGCCTCTGTCCTCGCCGCTCCAACTCCTCTGCCAGTGTTTGGATCCATCCAAAACCCTGTCTTTGCTCCTGCTTTGACTCCTTCTGCTCTACTTAATCCAACTACAGCCATCGTTCCTCCCTCAGTTCCTGCTTCCTCTCCTGCCATCGTTTTAGAAACGGCTCCAATCTCTGTCCCAGATTTGGCTCCAGCTACTGATACAGATGCTGTTCAAGTCCCAGTCTCAGACCCAGACCTGGCACCAACTGAAACCCCTGCTCCAGCTGCGCCTCCTGTGGCCCCTCTCGAGGTGCAATCTTTTTACACAGGAAGACAAGGCAGGGATGGCAGAGTGGCCCTTAACCAAGTCCTGATTGAGGACTTGGGCCCAGATGAGGATGATGACATCTCTGTATCACAAGAACAAAGAGATGACAAAG ATGTGAGTGGAACACCATCGTACAGCACACctgaaggaaacaaaatgttCTCAGTTTCAACCTTGTCCTCGCAGCCTCCTCCACAAGAGTATCTCCCTGGAAATTCACTTTAA
- the anp32b gene encoding acidic leucine-rich nuclear phosphoprotein 32 family member B isoform X2: MDMTKRIHLELRNRSPSDVRELVLDNCRSHEGKVEGLTAEFVNLEFLSLINVGLISVSNLPKLGKLKKLELSDNRISGGLDVLAEKLPNLTHLNLSGNKLKDISTLEPLQKLVTLKSLDLFNCEVTNLNDYRESVFKLLPQLTYLDGYDIEDREASDSDGEVDGDGVDDDDDEEGEEEEDEDGEEEDFDEEEDEEDEEEVEGEEDDDEVSGEDEEEDFTQDGEVDDEDDDEDEEDDAEAGKGEKRKRDPEDEDDDDDDDDDD, translated from the exons ATGGACATGACAAAGAGGATCCACTTGGAGCTAAGAAACAGGTCACCGTCTGAT GTACGAGAACTTGTCCTTGACAACTGTCGATCACATGAAGGAAAAGTTGAAGGCCTCACAGCTGAGTTTGTCAACCTGGAGTTCCTCAGTTTGATAAATGTTGGCTTAATCTCAGTCTCCAATCTCCCTAAACTAGGAAAACTCAAAAAG cTTGAGTTGAGTGACAACAGAATCAGTGGCGGTCTTGATGTTTTAGCAGAGAAACTACCCAACCTCACACATCTAAACCTGAGTGGCAACAAATTGAAAGACATCAGCACATTGGAACCATTG CAAAAGCTGGTTACCCTGAAGAGTTTGGACCTGTTCAACTGTGAAGTGACAAACCTGAACGACTACAGAGAAAGTGTGTTCAAGCTGCTGCCCCAGCTCACCTACCTGGATGGATATGACATCGAGGACAGGGAAGCCTCAGACTCTGACGGAGAGGTCGACGGAGACGGCGTagatgacgatgacgatgaaG agggagaagaggaggaagacgaggatggtgaggaggaggactttgatgaagaggaggatgaggaagatgaagaggaggtagaaggagaagaggatgatgatgaagtcaGCGGAGAAGATGAG GAGGAAGATTTCACTCAGGATGGGGAAgtggatgatgaagatgatgatgaggatgaagaggatgacg